Sequence from the Flavobacterium sp. J372 genome:
CAGAATAGAAAAAGCTATCCAAAAAGCTTTACACCCTGAAAGTGATGGTATTTATGATGAAGAATATACCGTTATAAGCCTTAAAACCGGCAGGGAGCGAATTTTGCATGCCCAGGCAAAGGCATTTCTGGACGCTGAAGGCAAACCTTATTTGCTGGCCGGTACTGCACAGGATATTACAAACCAGCGGAAGATACAAACAGCTCTTGAACAGGAAGTTGCCGAGCGTACAATGCAGTTGGAACTAGCCAACAAAGGGCTGGAAGAGGCGAACAGGCAGTTGCTGACATCAAACGAAGAGCTCGCACAATATGCGTATGTAGCCAGCCACGACCTGCAGGAACCGTTGCGGAAAATTACAATGTTCTCTAACCTGCTTCATGAGCGTGACGTTGATAATGCACATACGGCTCTTATTGATAAGATAGTAAACGCTTCAAAGCGCATGTCATCGCTTATTAAAGATTTACTTGAGTTTTCAAGATTATTGAATACTGACGCCCGCTTTACCGAAACTGACATCACTTCAATAGTAAAAGCCATACGTGATGATTTTGAACTGTTGATAGAGGAAAAGCAGGCGGTTATAGAAGTGAATAACCTTCCGGTGCTTGAAGCTGTGCCGCTTCAAATGAACCAGCTGTTCTATAACCTGATCAGCAATGCCCTGAAGTTCATACCGCAGGGCAGGAAACCTGTTGTAAAAATTACCTGTGATATAGCATTGCCACAACTTGTGAATATGCACATTAATAATCCGCAAAATGTTCAGTACTATCTAGTGTCTGTTCATGATAACGGTATAGGCATAGATGAGCAGTACAGCAAACAAATTTTTGATGTTTTCAAAAGGCTTCACGGGCGCGACGAATATTCAGGATCGGGTATAGGCCTTGCCATATGCCGAAGAATCGTTACAAACCACCATGGCGCTATTTACGTTGAATCTGTACCGGGCGAAGGGACAACTTTCAGGATACTCCTGCCGAAGAAGCAAAGCTAGATACCCAGTTTATTTTTTAATTTAAGGAAAACTATAGCAGTTATATAAGCATTACCTGAAGCGGTATGCCTGTCGCTTTTGCGCACTTTAAGTGCATTGCAAAGCTCATCAAGGCTAAGTTGTTTTTCATCAGGAAGATCTTTCCATCGCTGGTAAAGTACGTTGGTATCCATCAGCGGATTGCGTATCCTCCCAAGGTCAAGCCTCTTTAGGGCCTGGTTAAGCATTTCTACATCAAGGTTTATATTATGGCTTACCAGCGTGGCATCTTTAATGAAAGTAAGGAACTGTATTAAAGCTTCCGCTTCAACAATTTTTTCATGCCCGGTTTCATTTATTTCGTCTGCCAGGGCAACAGACCGGGGCGTGAATTTTTCCTGCCTGATAAAAACTTCCAAAAAATCTCCTACTTCAACAGCATTGTTTGCCACTCCAATAGCCCCTATTGAAAGTATAACATCTTCCTTATAATCAAGGCCGGTTGTTTCCATATCAAACACTACATAGCGGCGTGCACCTTTGCTTTCATCTTTGTCGAAAAGCGAAGTATAGTTTTTCCAGAATTGCGGAGTGTTGCCGCCAGTAAGCCAGTCAAACGCCATAATTAGCTGATGTAGGTTAGTGAAAAGCGGTTCTTAATCAAATCCTGAAGGTCACTAATGGGCTGAAAACAGTTCTTAAGCTTTACTTTATCTGATTTAGATAACTCATTAAGATTAAGGTATCTGCCGTTTGAATCATCTTGCAGTCCAACCTCCGTACGGAAGCGTGTGAGCGTATTAAAAGCATCACTGCATTCCTCGTATAATTCTGCGTTTTGCGGCTCAAGTTCTGCCAGCTTCTTAAACCTTTGGAAAGTATTGGTAATTTCAATAAGGTTTTGGCTCAGGGCAAGTAAACGTGCAGCATCAGACAGTGGCTCAAGCGCTCTGCTCTTAATATCAAAGCTGTCTTTATGCTCGCCATCGCTTTCCACCAGAAACTGCCTGAAAAACCCAAGAGGGGCAGGGTTACGAAGGGTGTCAGCAGCAAGGTAAGCAAAGAACTTCTTATTCCGGTTGATGCTTTTGCCAATTGCTTCCTGCAAGGCATCTTCAATCTGCGGCACTCCGTACACATAATCAAAATCAAAGAAAAACAGTACTTAGCTCCACCGCTTTTTCAGCAGGCGTATTAATCCATGTATTGTATTGGTTCATCCAGTCCGATAATGATTTACACCAGTCCGGATTTTTTGCCATAAGCCCGTGCGGGCAATATTCATACCCAACTTTATTCAGGGTATAATTTACACGCTCACCTAATTCAAGAAAATATTTTTTCACGGTCTCATATTGCTCTGCCGGTACATCTTCAAAAACCAATGCATTATCCTGATCGGTAAGCAACAGCTGCTCTTTACGGCCCTGGCTGCCAATATTCATCCATACAAATCGGGCAGGAGGAGGGGTGCCCATGCGCTCAACGGCAATTTCAATGGCACGGCGCACAATAGCTATATTTATCTCTGCAACAATATTTGTAATGTGGGGTATAGGGATATTCTTGTCTATAGAATTCTGTATGAGGTCAGTCAACTTTTCGCGCACATACTTTAATTCCTGCGAACGCACAGCACGGCGTGTTTGTTTCAGCAGAACCCCCGGAGTGTTAGATTGTGCAGCAACAACATCATGCTCAGATATTATTCCTGAAACGGCAGTATTATCTGTACCATCACGCGTTACGCAGAGGTGGCCCACGCCGTGTTTCAACATAATCATTTGTGCTTCGGCAACTGATATATTTTCAGGTACTGTAATAACGGGCGTTGTCATAACGTCTTTTGCTGAAACTTCAATAGAGAAGAGGCCTGTTGCAATTTTGGAGCGCAGGTCGCGGTCGGTTATAATACCCAATGGCAGCTGGTTTTCCTGAATTATAACGCTGCCTATGGCGCTGTTTGCCATAGTTTTGGCAATAAACTTAATGACATCGTCCGGGTTAGCCGTTATAGGGTTGCGGGTATATTTTATCGGCTGAAAATACTGTATATCAGACACCTGTTCATTATTCAGCATATTTTCAGAGATAAGCTTTCCGCTGTGCTCTTTAGCGTGGGGATTGCGAGACTGTGACGCAAAGCTTTCAAGAAGAAATGATAACACCTCAGGATTCTGTGCCACATAGGGCTGAAATATACCTATAGGTACCGCATATATAATCGACTCCTCGCGTGCTTTAGCTGTCATCAGGTAATTATTCTTTGCAAAAAAGGGGCGTAGGCCAAGTATGTCACCTTCACCGCACTTGTCAATAAGGCGTTCTTCAGTATCTGAAGTTAATGACAGGCCGACAGC
This genomic interval carries:
- a CDS encoding PolC-type DNA polymerase III, yielding MAFDWLTGGNTPQFWKNYTSLFDKDESKGARRYVVFDMETTGLDYKEDVILSIGAIGVANNAVEVGDFLEVFIRQEKFTPRSVALADEINETGHEKIVEAEALIQFLTFIKDATLVSHNINLDVEMLNQALKRLDLGRIRNPLMDTNVLYQRWKDLPDEKQLSLDELCNALKVRKSDRHTASGNAYITAIVFLKLKNKLGI
- a CDS encoding putative nucleotidyltransferase substrate binding domain-containing protein, whose protein sequence is MPQIEDALQEAIGKSINRNKKFFAYLAADTLRNPAPLGFFRQFLVESDGEHKDSFDIKSRALEPLSDAARLLALSQNLIEITNTFQRFKKLAELEPQNAELYEECSDAFNTLTRFRTEVGLQDDSNGRYLNLNELSKSDKVKLKNCFQPISDLQDLIKNRFSLTYIS
- a CDS encoding DUF294 nucleotidyltransferase-like domain-containing protein — encoded protein: MKNPVAERIAGFLSYHPPFSSLTYNDLVTIAENSKVIYLEKNQTLFKGGDATHPDFYIVKDGAVGLSLTSDTEERLIDKCGEGDILGLRPFFAKNNYLMTAKAREESIIYAVPIGIFQPYVAQNPEVLSFLLESFASQSRNPHAKEHSGKLISENMLNNEQVSDIQYFQPIKYTRNPITANPDDVIKFIAKTMANSAIGSVIIQENQLPLGIITDRDLRSKIATGLFSIEVSAKDVMTTPVITVPENISVAEAQMIMLKHGVGHLCVTRDGTDNTAVSGIISEHDVVAAQSNTPGVLLKQTRRAVRSQELKYVREKLTDLIQNSIDKNIPIPHITNIVAEINIAIVRRAIEIAVERMGTPPPARFVWMNIGSQGRKEQLLLTDQDNALVFEDVPAEQYETVKKYFLELGERVNYTLNKVGYEYCPHGLMAKNPDWCKSLSDWMNQYNTWINTPAEKAVELSTVFL